Genomic DNA from Vibrio vulnificus CMCP6:
GGGTGTGGCGGCGAAAATCGCTGAGTAAATAAGGCGCAACTTGGTTGCCGATGGTGTCGCTGGCGCCAATACGAAGTTGGCCTGACAGTGTCATATCTTGATCAAACAGCGACTCAATCGCGCTGGCTCGGCTCAACAGCTCATCGGCCAATGGCAACAGTTTTTGCCCTTCTTGATTGAGAATCAAACGGTTATTAACGCGATCAAACAGATGATGACCAATTTGCTTCTCCAACTCGGACAGCGCCATGCTCACTGCCGCTTTGGAAAGAAAGAGACTTTCCGAAGCGGCGGTGAGCGTGTTGTGCTGAGTGATGGTGGTAAACACTTTGAGTTGTTTCAGAGAAATGTGACTTGCCATGCTCTCTCGTTAAATAATCTTGAACGTCGGTTCTAAATAATTAGATATCTTCAAACATTAAGCAAGCATAAAATAGCGCCATACAAAGATAGCCTTGTTGAGGTCGTGATGATTCAAAGAACAAAAGCAAAAGTAATGGGCGCTCCAACACCGATGGCAGGTTTGGCGCTTGGTATTGCGAGCTTAGGCTGGAGTTGGGAAAACTTGGCAACATTAAACGGCTATGGACAGTGGATAAGTGCGGCAATTGCCAGCGGTTTGCTGGTTATCTTGGCGGTGAAATTTCTCTTTCATCACCACTTATTGAGACAAGATTTAGCCCATCCAGTGGTGGGCAGTGTGGTGCCGACATTCGCCATGGCGACCATGGTGGTTTCCAATTCGATTGGCCACTTTTCACCGTTGCTGGGGGATACGATCTGGTCAGTGGCGGTGGCATTGCACATCGTATTTTTACTCAGTTTTGTCTATCACCGCGCGAAAGATTTCGAACTTCATCATATGGTGCCAAGTTGGTTTGTACCCCCGGTCGGTATTATCGTTGCTGATGTTTCTTTCTCAGGCAACCCAGTGCTTGCTCCCGTAGCGCACGGTGCTTTGGTGTTTGGTATGGTGGCCTACGCGGTGATGTTACCGGTCATGATCTACCGCTTTATGTTTACTCATGAAGTCCCTGATGCGGCTAAACCAACGATGGCGATCATGGCCGCACCAGCAAGCCTTTCATTGGCCGGTTATTTAACTGTGACGGCTCAACCTTCGCCAGTGATTATTGCGTTGCTATTTGGTATTGCCGTGCTGATGACGGCGATTATTTATCTCGCGTTTGTTAAGTTGCTTCGTTTGCCTTTTAGCCCTGGCTATGCGGCGTTTACTTTCCCAATGGTAATTGGTGCCACTGCGCTGTTTAAAATGGCTAACTGGATGCAACACGCAGGTTTGGGCAGCCACTATGTTGAACAAGTGAGAATGCTGGCTGGCGTCGAGCTATTGGTGGCCACCGTTGTGGTGGGATACGTCGCGGTGCAATACTTCTACAATTTAGTGGTGTTGCCAAAACGCAACGTGCTTGGAAAATTCGCCTAGTGTCGAATGGTGTAGAAGTGAAAAAACGCCTCGCAGTTCATCATGCGAGGCGTTTTTGTTTAGCGGCGAGAAAAACGGTCGTTAGCCCTTGTGATAGAAGCGCGACATCAGCTCCAGTGACTGCTGAATCACATTAACAGGCACTTTATGGTCCTTAACTATCTTCAATTGGTTGTTGAGCTGTTTTGAGTTCCCTGCGGGGTTAACCACCATCATCATCTCTTGGCCGACGAGTGCATAGTTGTAGTAGCTCCCCGCGATAAACCAATCTCGAGATTTGGTCGCGTCGAACAAGTTGTCGCCGACGCTGAAATCTGCGGTATTAATTTTATTATCAAAGAGCATTTCCATCAGCGTGGGCACCACATCAAAGTGGGTGGTGCGATAATCGTAAGTCTTGGCGGTTTGGCCAGGTGCGTAGATGTACAACGGCACGTGGATTTGCGCTTGGCTGTAATTGCCAGAATGCCCCCAATAGTTCATGCGATTATCGTTAAACTCTTCACCATGATCCGAGGTGATGACCACGATGGTGTTCTCCAAATCAATCTTGCTCAGTACTTTGCCGATTAAGCCATCAATGTAGTAGAGCGAATTCTTATAGCGATTATGGTACAGCTCAGCATCAAAATCGTTGTTGAGCAAGATATGATCCACGCGTTCCCAATACGGTGTGAATTTCGCACCTTCTGGTTCAGGAAATTCGGTGCCATGGGCAGAGTCGTAGAACAGAAAACCGAAATAGGGCTGATCACTTGGCTGCGCTTCAAAGGCGATAAAAT
This window encodes:
- a CDS encoding TDT family transporter, with protein sequence MIQRTKAKVMGAPTPMAGLALGIASLGWSWENLATLNGYGQWISAAIASGLLVILAVKFLFHHHLLRQDLAHPVVGSVVPTFAMATMVVSNSIGHFSPLLGDTIWSVAVALHIVFLLSFVYHRAKDFELHHMVPSWFVPPVGIIVADVSFSGNPVLAPVAHGALVFGMVAYAVMLPVMIYRFMFTHEVPDAAKPTMAIMAAPASLSLAGYLTVTAQPSPVIIALLFGIAVLMTAIIYLAFVKLLRLPFSPGYAAFTFPMVIGATALFKMANWMQHAGLGSHYVEQVRMLAGVELLVATVVVGYVAVQYFYNLVVLPKRNVLGKFA